From Callithrix jacchus isolate 240 chromosome 15, calJac240_pri, whole genome shotgun sequence, one genomic window encodes:
- the GRIP2 gene encoding glutamate receptor-interacting protein 2 isoform X32 produces MLCGLSRETPGEADDGPYSKGGKDTGGADVSLACRRQSIPEEFRGITVVELIKKEGSTLGLTISGGTDKDGKPRVSNLRPGGLAARSDLLNVGDYIRSVNGIHLTRLRHDEIITLLKNVGERVVLEVEYELPPPAPENNPRIISKTVDVSLYKEGNSFGFVLRGGAHEDGHKSRPLVLTYVRPGGPADREGSLKVGDRLLSVDGIPLHGASHATALATLRQCSHEALFQVEYDVATPDTVANASGPLMVEIVKTPGSALGISLTTTSHRNKSVITIDRIKPASVVDRSGALHSGDHILSIDGTSTEHCSLLEATKLLASVSEKVRLEILPVPQSQRPLRPSEAALSSTPFSSPTLNHAFSCNNPSTLPRGSQPMSPRTTIGRRRQRRREHKSSLSLASSTVGPGGQIVHTETTEVVLCGDPLSGFGLQLQGGIFATETLSSPPLVCFIEPDSPAERCGLLQVGDRVLSINGIATEDGTMEEANQLLRDAALAHKVMLEVEFDVAESVIPSSGTFHVKLPKKRGVELGITISSASRKRGEPLIISDIKKGSVAHRTGTLEPGDKLLAIDNIRLDNCPMEDAVQILRQCEDLVKLKIRKDEDNSDELETTGAVSYTVELKRYGGPLGITISGTEEPFDPIVISGLTKRGLAERTGAIHVGDRILAINSVSLKGRPLSEAIHLLQVAGETVTLKIKKQLDRPLLPHKAGSHSETSDADEDPAEAQKGGMPAARFSSAVPSVDSAVESWDSSTSEGGFGGPGSYAPQTAARGVTPQEWRSGRLRGSPPPTDPRRTSYTPTPADESFPEEEEEDWEPPPSPAPGPAREEGFWRVFGEALEDLESCGQSEMLRELEVTLHKDPMRNDFGFSVSDGLLEKGVYVHTVRPDGPAHRGGLRPLDRVLQVNHVRTRDFDCCLAVPLLAEAGDVLELVISRNMLAHSSRAPRAPGPSSPQML; encoded by the exons ACGATGGGCCCTACTCCAAAGGAGGCAAGGACACAGGAGGGGCCGATGTTTCCCTGGCCTGCCGCAGACAGAGCATTCCAG AGGAGTTCCGAGGGATCACCGTGGTGGAGCTGATCAAGAAAGAAGGCAGCACGCTGGGCCTTACTATCTCAGGTGGCACCGACAAGGATGGGAAGCCCAGGGTCTCCAACCTGAGACCTGGGGGACTTGCGGCCAG GAGTGATCTGCTGAATGTCGGTGACTACATTCGGTCTGTGAATGGGATCCACCTGACCAGGCTCCGCCATGATGAGATCATCACCCTGCTCAAGAATGTGGGCGAGCGCGTGGTGCTGGAGGTGGAGTATGAGCTGCCCCCGCCCG CTCCTGAGAATAACCCAAGGATCATTTCAAAGACAGTGGACGTCTCCCTCTACAAGGAGGGCAATAGCTTTGGCTTTGTCCTTAGAG GAGGTGCCCATGAAGATGGGCACAAGTCCCGCCCACTTGTCCTGACCTACGTGCGGCCCGGTGGCCCTGCCGACAG GGAGGGCTCCCTGAAGGTGGGTGACAGGCTGCTCAGCGTTGATGGGATCCCACTGCATGGGGCCAGCCATGCCACCGCCCTGGCCACCCTGCGGCAGTGCAGCCACGAGGCACTTTTCCAGGTGGAGTATGATGTGGCCACCCCTG ACACGGTGGCCAATGCTTCAGGACCCTTGATGGTGGAAATAGTCAAGACGCCAGGGTCTGCCCTGGGAATCTCGCTTACCACCACCTCCCACCGGAACAAGTCGGTCATCACCATTGACCGCATCAAGCCAGCCAGTGTAGTGGACAG GAGCGGAGCCCTGCACTCTGGAGACCATATCCTGTCCATCGATGGCACCAGCACAGAACACTGCTCGTTACTTGAGGCCACCAAGCTCCTGGCCAGTGTGTCGGAGAAGGTGCGGCTGGAGATCCTGCCTGTGCCCCAGAGTCAGCGGCCACTGAGGCCCTCAGAGGCAG CCTTGTCTTCAACTCCCTTTTCCTCACCGACCTTGAACCATGCCTTTTCCTGCAACAACCCCAGCACCCTTCCTCGTGGATCCCAGCCCATGAGTCCCCGAACTACGATAGGGCGGAGGAGACAGCGAAGAAGGGAACACAAGAGCTCAT TGTCGCTGGCCTCCAGCACCGTGGGGCCAGGCGGGCAGATTGTGCACACAGAGACCACGGAGGTTGTGCTCTGCGGAGACCCCCTCAGCGGCTTCGGCCTCCAGCTCCAGGGCGGCATCTTCGCCACCGAGACCCTGTCCTCCCCACCCCTCGTGTGCTTCATCGAGCCTGACAGCCCGGCTGAGAG GTGTGGGCTGCTGCAGGTGGGGGACCGAGTCCTGTCCATCAACGGCATTGCCACTGAGGATGGGACTATGGAGGAAGCCAACCAGCTCCTGCGGGATGCCGCGCTGGCCCACAAGGTCATGTTAGAGGTGGAGTTTGATGTGGCGG AGTCTGTCATCCCGAGCAGTGGCACCTTCCACGTGAAACTGCCCAAGAAGCGTGGCGTGGAGCTGGGCATCACCATTAGCT CAGCCAGCAGGAAGCGAGGGGAGCCCCTGATCATCTCCGACATCAAGAAAGGCAGTGTGGCACACAG GACGGGAACCCTGGAGCCAGGCGACAAGCTGCTGGCCATCGACAATATCCGCCTGGACAATTGCCCCATGGAGGACGCCGTGCAAATCCTGCGGCAGTGCGAGGACCTGGTGAAGCTGAAGATCCGGAAGGATGAGGACAACTCTG ACGAGCTGGAGACCACAGGTGCTGTCAGCTACACAGTGGAGCTGAAGCGTTACGGGGGGCCCCTGGGCATCACCATTTCGGGCACGGAGGAACCTTTTGACCCCATTGTCATCTCAGGCCTCACCAAGCGTGGCCTGGCTGAGAG GACTGGTGCCATCCATGTGGGGGATCGCATTCTGGCCATCAACAGCGTTAGCCTCAAGGGCCGGCCACTAAGTGAGGCCATCCACCTCCTGCAGGTGGCTGGAGAGACCGTCACATTGAAGATCAAGAAGCAGCTAGACC GCCCCCTCCTACCCCACAAGGCGGGCAGCCACAGTGAGACCAGTGATGCTGATGAGGACCCAGCAGAGGCCCAGAAGGGCGGCATGCCAGCAGCCCGCTTCTCGTCAGCTGTGCCCAGTGTGGACAGTGCTGTGGAGTCTTGGGACAGCTCGACCAGCGAGGGTGGCTTTGGGGGCCCAG GGTCCTACGCGCCACAGACGGCAGCCCGGGGAGTGACCCCGCAGGAGTGGAGGTCCGGCCGGCTGAGGGGCAGTCCTCCACCCACCGATCCCCGGAGGACGAGCTATACTCCAACCCCCGCCGACGAGAGCTTccccgaggaggaggaggaggattggGAGCCGCCACCGAG CCCAGCCCCTGGCCCTGCCCGAGAGGAGGGCTTCTGGCGAGTGTTTGGAGAAGCTCTCGAAGACCTGGAGTCATGTGGTCAGTCAGAGATGCTGAGGGAACTGGAG GTGACCCTGCACAAGGACCCCATGAGGAATGACTTCGGTTTCAGCGTCTCGGATGGCCTCCTGGAGAAAGGTGTCTACGTCCACACTGTGCGCCCTGATGGGCCAGCCCACCGTGGGGGCCTCCGTCCCTTGGACAGGGTCCTTCAG
- the GRIP2 gene encoding glutamate receptor-interacting protein 2 isoform X31: MWQAAGLIFPKTHLTEEKTGLDDGPYSKGGKDTGGADVSLACRRQSIPEEFRGITVVELIKKEGSTLGLTISGGTDKDGKPRVSNLRPGGLAARSDLLNVGDYIRSVNGIHLTRLRHDEIITLLKNVGERVVLEVEYELPPPAPENNPRIISKTVDVSLYKEGNSFGFVLRGGAHEDGHKSRPLVLTYVRPGGPADREGSLKVGDRLLSVDGIPLHGASHATALATLRQCSHEALFQVEYDVATPDTVANASGPLMVEIVKTPGSALGISLTTTSHRNKSVITIDRIKPASVVDRSGALHSGDHILSIDGTSTEHCSLLEATKLLASVSEKVRLEILPVPQSQRPLRPSEAALSSTPFSSPTLNHAFSCNNPSTLPRGSQPMSPRTTIGRRRQRRREHKSSLSLASSTVGPGGQIVHTETTEVVLCGDPLSGFGLQLQGGIFATETLSSPPLVCFIEPDSPAERCGLLQVGDRVLSINGIATEDGTMEEANQLLRDAALAHKVMLEVEFDVAESVIPSSGTFHVKLPKKRGVELGITISSASRKRGEPLIISDIKKGSVAHRTGTLEPGDKLLAIDNIRLDNCPMEDAVQILRQCEDLVKLKIRKDEDNSDELETTGAVSYTVELKRYGGPLGITISGTEEPFDPIVISGLTKRGLAERTGAIHVGDRILAINSVSLKGRPLSEAIHLLQVAGETVTLKIKKQLDRPLLPHKAGSHSETSDADEDPAEAQKGGMPAARFSSAVPSVDSAVESWDSSTSEGGFGGPGSYAPQTAARGVTPQEWRSGRLRGSPPPTDPRRTSYTPTPADESFPEEEEEDWEPPPSPAPGPAREEGFWRVFGEALEDLESCGQSEMLRELEVTLHKDPMRNDFGFSVSDGLLEKGVYVHTVRPDGPAHRGGLRPLDRVLQVNHVRTRDFDCCLAVPLLAEAGDVLELVISRNMLAHSSRAPRAPGPSSPQML; this comes from the exons ACGATGGGCCCTACTCCAAAGGAGGCAAGGACACAGGAGGGGCCGATGTTTCCCTGGCCTGCCGCAGACAGAGCATTCCAG AGGAGTTCCGAGGGATCACCGTGGTGGAGCTGATCAAGAAAGAAGGCAGCACGCTGGGCCTTACTATCTCAGGTGGCACCGACAAGGATGGGAAGCCCAGGGTCTCCAACCTGAGACCTGGGGGACTTGCGGCCAG GAGTGATCTGCTGAATGTCGGTGACTACATTCGGTCTGTGAATGGGATCCACCTGACCAGGCTCCGCCATGATGAGATCATCACCCTGCTCAAGAATGTGGGCGAGCGCGTGGTGCTGGAGGTGGAGTATGAGCTGCCCCCGCCCG CTCCTGAGAATAACCCAAGGATCATTTCAAAGACAGTGGACGTCTCCCTCTACAAGGAGGGCAATAGCTTTGGCTTTGTCCTTAGAG GAGGTGCCCATGAAGATGGGCACAAGTCCCGCCCACTTGTCCTGACCTACGTGCGGCCCGGTGGCCCTGCCGACAG GGAGGGCTCCCTGAAGGTGGGTGACAGGCTGCTCAGCGTTGATGGGATCCCACTGCATGGGGCCAGCCATGCCACCGCCCTGGCCACCCTGCGGCAGTGCAGCCACGAGGCACTTTTCCAGGTGGAGTATGATGTGGCCACCCCTG ACACGGTGGCCAATGCTTCAGGACCCTTGATGGTGGAAATAGTCAAGACGCCAGGGTCTGCCCTGGGAATCTCGCTTACCACCACCTCCCACCGGAACAAGTCGGTCATCACCATTGACCGCATCAAGCCAGCCAGTGTAGTGGACAG GAGCGGAGCCCTGCACTCTGGAGACCATATCCTGTCCATCGATGGCACCAGCACAGAACACTGCTCGTTACTTGAGGCCACCAAGCTCCTGGCCAGTGTGTCGGAGAAGGTGCGGCTGGAGATCCTGCCTGTGCCCCAGAGTCAGCGGCCACTGAGGCCCTCAGAGGCAG CCTTGTCTTCAACTCCCTTTTCCTCACCGACCTTGAACCATGCCTTTTCCTGCAACAACCCCAGCACCCTTCCTCGTGGATCCCAGCCCATGAGTCCCCGAACTACGATAGGGCGGAGGAGACAGCGAAGAAGGGAACACAAGAGCTCAT TGTCGCTGGCCTCCAGCACCGTGGGGCCAGGCGGGCAGATTGTGCACACAGAGACCACGGAGGTTGTGCTCTGCGGAGACCCCCTCAGCGGCTTCGGCCTCCAGCTCCAGGGCGGCATCTTCGCCACCGAGACCCTGTCCTCCCCACCCCTCGTGTGCTTCATCGAGCCTGACAGCCCGGCTGAGAG GTGTGGGCTGCTGCAGGTGGGGGACCGAGTCCTGTCCATCAACGGCATTGCCACTGAGGATGGGACTATGGAGGAAGCCAACCAGCTCCTGCGGGATGCCGCGCTGGCCCACAAGGTCATGTTAGAGGTGGAGTTTGATGTGGCGG AGTCTGTCATCCCGAGCAGTGGCACCTTCCACGTGAAACTGCCCAAGAAGCGTGGCGTGGAGCTGGGCATCACCATTAGCT CAGCCAGCAGGAAGCGAGGGGAGCCCCTGATCATCTCCGACATCAAGAAAGGCAGTGTGGCACACAG GACGGGAACCCTGGAGCCAGGCGACAAGCTGCTGGCCATCGACAATATCCGCCTGGACAATTGCCCCATGGAGGACGCCGTGCAAATCCTGCGGCAGTGCGAGGACCTGGTGAAGCTGAAGATCCGGAAGGATGAGGACAACTCTG ACGAGCTGGAGACCACAGGTGCTGTCAGCTACACAGTGGAGCTGAAGCGTTACGGGGGGCCCCTGGGCATCACCATTTCGGGCACGGAGGAACCTTTTGACCCCATTGTCATCTCAGGCCTCACCAAGCGTGGCCTGGCTGAGAG GACTGGTGCCATCCATGTGGGGGATCGCATTCTGGCCATCAACAGCGTTAGCCTCAAGGGCCGGCCACTAAGTGAGGCCATCCACCTCCTGCAGGTGGCTGGAGAGACCGTCACATTGAAGATCAAGAAGCAGCTAGACC GCCCCCTCCTACCCCACAAGGCGGGCAGCCACAGTGAGACCAGTGATGCTGATGAGGACCCAGCAGAGGCCCAGAAGGGCGGCATGCCAGCAGCCCGCTTCTCGTCAGCTGTGCCCAGTGTGGACAGTGCTGTGGAGTCTTGGGACAGCTCGACCAGCGAGGGTGGCTTTGGGGGCCCAG GGTCCTACGCGCCACAGACGGCAGCCCGGGGAGTGACCCCGCAGGAGTGGAGGTCCGGCCGGCTGAGGGGCAGTCCTCCACCCACCGATCCCCGGAGGACGAGCTATACTCCAACCCCCGCCGACGAGAGCTTccccgaggaggaggaggaggattggGAGCCGCCACCGAG CCCAGCCCCTGGCCCTGCCCGAGAGGAGGGCTTCTGGCGAGTGTTTGGAGAAGCTCTCGAAGACCTGGAGTCATGTGGTCAGTCAGAGATGCTGAGGGAACTGGAG GTGACCCTGCACAAGGACCCCATGAGGAATGACTTCGGTTTCAGCGTCTCGGATGGCCTCCTGGAGAAAGGTGTCTACGTCCACACTGTGCGCCCTGATGGGCCAGCCCACCGTGGGGGCCTCCGTCCCTTGGACAGGGTCCTTCAG
- the GRIP2 gene encoding glutamate receptor-interacting protein 2 isoform X33, with amino-acid sequence MLCGLSRETPGEADDGPYSKGGKDTGGADVSLACRRQSIPEEFRGITVVELIKKEGSTLGLTISGGTDKDGKPRVSNLRPGGLAARSDLLNVGDYIRSVNGIHLTRLRHDEIITLLKNVGERVVLEVEYELPPPAPENNPRIISKTVDVSLYKEGNSFGFVLRGGAHEDGHKSRPLVLTYVRPGGPADREGSLKVGDRLLSVDGIPLHGASHATALATLRQCSHEALFQVEYDVATPDTVANASGPLMVEIVKTPGSALGISLTTTSHRNKSVITIDRIKPASVVDRSGALHSGDHILSIDGTSTEHCSLLEATKLLASVSEKVRLEILPVPQSQRPLRPSEAALSSTPFSSPTLNHAFSCNNPSTLPRGSQPMSPRTTIGRRRQRRREHKSSLSLASSTVGPGGQIVHTETTEVVLCGDPLSGFGLQLQGGIFATETLSSPPLVCFIEPDSPAERCGLLQVGDRVLSINGIATEDGTMEEANQLLRDAALAHKVMLEVEFDVAESVIPSSGTFHVKLPKKRGVELGITISSSRKRGEPLIISDIKKGSVAHRTGTLEPGDKLLAIDNIRLDNCPMEDAVQILRQCEDLVKLKIRKDEDNSDELETTGAVSYTVELKRYGGPLGITISGTEEPFDPIVISGLTKRGLAERTGAIHVGDRILAINSVSLKGRPLSEAIHLLQVAGETVTLKIKKQLDRPLLPHKAGSHSETSDADEDPAEAQKGGMPAARFSSAVPSVDSAVESWDSSTSEGGFGGPGSYAPQTAARGVTPQEWRSGRLRGSPPPTDPRRTSYTPTPADESFPEEEEEDWEPPPSPAPGPAREEGFWRVFGEALEDLESCGQSEMLRELEVTLHKDPMRNDFGFSVSDGLLEKGVYVHTVRPDGPAHRGGLRPLDRVLQVNHVRTRDFDCCLAVPLLAEAGDVLELVISRNMLAHSSRAPRAPGPSSPQML; translated from the exons ACGATGGGCCCTACTCCAAAGGAGGCAAGGACACAGGAGGGGCCGATGTTTCCCTGGCCTGCCGCAGACAGAGCATTCCAG AGGAGTTCCGAGGGATCACCGTGGTGGAGCTGATCAAGAAAGAAGGCAGCACGCTGGGCCTTACTATCTCAGGTGGCACCGACAAGGATGGGAAGCCCAGGGTCTCCAACCTGAGACCTGGGGGACTTGCGGCCAG GAGTGATCTGCTGAATGTCGGTGACTACATTCGGTCTGTGAATGGGATCCACCTGACCAGGCTCCGCCATGATGAGATCATCACCCTGCTCAAGAATGTGGGCGAGCGCGTGGTGCTGGAGGTGGAGTATGAGCTGCCCCCGCCCG CTCCTGAGAATAACCCAAGGATCATTTCAAAGACAGTGGACGTCTCCCTCTACAAGGAGGGCAATAGCTTTGGCTTTGTCCTTAGAG GAGGTGCCCATGAAGATGGGCACAAGTCCCGCCCACTTGTCCTGACCTACGTGCGGCCCGGTGGCCCTGCCGACAG GGAGGGCTCCCTGAAGGTGGGTGACAGGCTGCTCAGCGTTGATGGGATCCCACTGCATGGGGCCAGCCATGCCACCGCCCTGGCCACCCTGCGGCAGTGCAGCCACGAGGCACTTTTCCAGGTGGAGTATGATGTGGCCACCCCTG ACACGGTGGCCAATGCTTCAGGACCCTTGATGGTGGAAATAGTCAAGACGCCAGGGTCTGCCCTGGGAATCTCGCTTACCACCACCTCCCACCGGAACAAGTCGGTCATCACCATTGACCGCATCAAGCCAGCCAGTGTAGTGGACAG GAGCGGAGCCCTGCACTCTGGAGACCATATCCTGTCCATCGATGGCACCAGCACAGAACACTGCTCGTTACTTGAGGCCACCAAGCTCCTGGCCAGTGTGTCGGAGAAGGTGCGGCTGGAGATCCTGCCTGTGCCCCAGAGTCAGCGGCCACTGAGGCCCTCAGAGGCAG CCTTGTCTTCAACTCCCTTTTCCTCACCGACCTTGAACCATGCCTTTTCCTGCAACAACCCCAGCACCCTTCCTCGTGGATCCCAGCCCATGAGTCCCCGAACTACGATAGGGCGGAGGAGACAGCGAAGAAGGGAACACAAGAGCTCAT TGTCGCTGGCCTCCAGCACCGTGGGGCCAGGCGGGCAGATTGTGCACACAGAGACCACGGAGGTTGTGCTCTGCGGAGACCCCCTCAGCGGCTTCGGCCTCCAGCTCCAGGGCGGCATCTTCGCCACCGAGACCCTGTCCTCCCCACCCCTCGTGTGCTTCATCGAGCCTGACAGCCCGGCTGAGAG GTGTGGGCTGCTGCAGGTGGGGGACCGAGTCCTGTCCATCAACGGCATTGCCACTGAGGATGGGACTATGGAGGAAGCCAACCAGCTCCTGCGGGATGCCGCGCTGGCCCACAAGGTCATGTTAGAGGTGGAGTTTGATGTGGCGG AGTCTGTCATCCCGAGCAGTGGCACCTTCCACGTGAAACTGCCCAAGAAGCGTGGCGTGGAGCTGGGCATCACCATTAGCT CCAGCAGGAAGCGAGGGGAGCCCCTGATCATCTCCGACATCAAGAAAGGCAGTGTGGCACACAG GACGGGAACCCTGGAGCCAGGCGACAAGCTGCTGGCCATCGACAATATCCGCCTGGACAATTGCCCCATGGAGGACGCCGTGCAAATCCTGCGGCAGTGCGAGGACCTGGTGAAGCTGAAGATCCGGAAGGATGAGGACAACTCTG ACGAGCTGGAGACCACAGGTGCTGTCAGCTACACAGTGGAGCTGAAGCGTTACGGGGGGCCCCTGGGCATCACCATTTCGGGCACGGAGGAACCTTTTGACCCCATTGTCATCTCAGGCCTCACCAAGCGTGGCCTGGCTGAGAG GACTGGTGCCATCCATGTGGGGGATCGCATTCTGGCCATCAACAGCGTTAGCCTCAAGGGCCGGCCACTAAGTGAGGCCATCCACCTCCTGCAGGTGGCTGGAGAGACCGTCACATTGAAGATCAAGAAGCAGCTAGACC GCCCCCTCCTACCCCACAAGGCGGGCAGCCACAGTGAGACCAGTGATGCTGATGAGGACCCAGCAGAGGCCCAGAAGGGCGGCATGCCAGCAGCCCGCTTCTCGTCAGCTGTGCCCAGTGTGGACAGTGCTGTGGAGTCTTGGGACAGCTCGACCAGCGAGGGTGGCTTTGGGGGCCCAG GGTCCTACGCGCCACAGACGGCAGCCCGGGGAGTGACCCCGCAGGAGTGGAGGTCCGGCCGGCTGAGGGGCAGTCCTCCACCCACCGATCCCCGGAGGACGAGCTATACTCCAACCCCCGCCGACGAGAGCTTccccgaggaggaggaggaggattggGAGCCGCCACCGAG CCCAGCCCCTGGCCCTGCCCGAGAGGAGGGCTTCTGGCGAGTGTTTGGAGAAGCTCTCGAAGACCTGGAGTCATGTGGTCAGTCAGAGATGCTGAGGGAACTGGAG GTGACCCTGCACAAGGACCCCATGAGGAATGACTTCGGTTTCAGCGTCTCGGATGGCCTCCTGGAGAAAGGTGTCTACGTCCACACTGTGCGCCCTGATGGGCCAGCCCACCGTGGGGGCCTCCGTCCCTTGGACAGGGTCCTTCAG
- the GRIP2 gene encoding glutamate receptor-interacting protein 2 isoform X27: MLCGLSRETPGEADDGPYSKGGKDTGGADVSLACRRQSIPEEFRGITVVELIKKEGSTLGLTISGGTDKDGKPRVSNLRPGGLAARSDLLNVGDYIRSVNGIHLTRLRHDEIITLLKNVGERVVLEVEYELPPPAPENNPRIISKTVDVSLYKEGNSFGFVLRGGAHEDGHKSRPLVLTYVRPGGPADREGSLKVGDRLLSVDGIPLHGASHATALATLRQCSHEALFQVEYDVATPDTVANASGPLMVEIVKTPGSALGISLTTTSHRNKSVITIDRIKPASVVDRSGALHSGDHILSIDGTSTEHCSLLEATKLLASVSEKVRLEILPVPQSQRPLRPSEAALSSTPFSSPTLNHAFSCNNPSTLPRGSQPMSPRTTIGRRRQRRREHKSSLSLASSTVGPGGQIVHTETTEVVLCGDPLSGFGLQLQGGIFATETLSSPPLVCFIEPDSPAERCGLLQVGDRVLSINGIATEDGTMEEANQLLRDAALAHKVMLEVEFDVAESVIPSSGTFHVKLPKKRGVELGITISSSRKRGEPLIISDIKKGSVAHRTGTLEPGDKLLAIDNIRLDNCPMEDAVQILRQCEDLVKLKIRKDEDNSDELETTGAVSYTVELKRYGGPLGITISGTEEPFDPIVISGLTKRGLAERTGAIHVGDRILAINSVSLKGRPLSEAIHLLQVAGETVTLKIKKQLDRPLLPHKAGSHSETSDADEDPAEAQKGGMPAARFSSAVPSVDSAVESWDSSTSEGGFGGPGSYAPQTAARGVTPQEWRSGRLRGSPPPTDPRRTSYTPTPADESFPEEEEEDWEPPPSPAPGPAREEGFWRVFGEALEDLESCGQSEMLRELEASIMTGTVQRVALEGRPGHRPWQRGREVRASPAEMEELLLPTPLEMHKVTLHKDPMRNDFGFSVSDGLLEKGVYVHTVRPDGPAHRGGLRPLDRVLQVNHVRTRDFDCCLAVPLLAEAGDVLELVISRNMLAHSSRAPRAPGPSSPQML, translated from the exons ACGATGGGCCCTACTCCAAAGGAGGCAAGGACACAGGAGGGGCCGATGTTTCCCTGGCCTGCCGCAGACAGAGCATTCCAG AGGAGTTCCGAGGGATCACCGTGGTGGAGCTGATCAAGAAAGAAGGCAGCACGCTGGGCCTTACTATCTCAGGTGGCACCGACAAGGATGGGAAGCCCAGGGTCTCCAACCTGAGACCTGGGGGACTTGCGGCCAG GAGTGATCTGCTGAATGTCGGTGACTACATTCGGTCTGTGAATGGGATCCACCTGACCAGGCTCCGCCATGATGAGATCATCACCCTGCTCAAGAATGTGGGCGAGCGCGTGGTGCTGGAGGTGGAGTATGAGCTGCCCCCGCCCG CTCCTGAGAATAACCCAAGGATCATTTCAAAGACAGTGGACGTCTCCCTCTACAAGGAGGGCAATAGCTTTGGCTTTGTCCTTAGAG GAGGTGCCCATGAAGATGGGCACAAGTCCCGCCCACTTGTCCTGACCTACGTGCGGCCCGGTGGCCCTGCCGACAG GGAGGGCTCCCTGAAGGTGGGTGACAGGCTGCTCAGCGTTGATGGGATCCCACTGCATGGGGCCAGCCATGCCACCGCCCTGGCCACCCTGCGGCAGTGCAGCCACGAGGCACTTTTCCAGGTGGAGTATGATGTGGCCACCCCTG ACACGGTGGCCAATGCTTCAGGACCCTTGATGGTGGAAATAGTCAAGACGCCAGGGTCTGCCCTGGGAATCTCGCTTACCACCACCTCCCACCGGAACAAGTCGGTCATCACCATTGACCGCATCAAGCCAGCCAGTGTAGTGGACAG GAGCGGAGCCCTGCACTCTGGAGACCATATCCTGTCCATCGATGGCACCAGCACAGAACACTGCTCGTTACTTGAGGCCACCAAGCTCCTGGCCAGTGTGTCGGAGAAGGTGCGGCTGGAGATCCTGCCTGTGCCCCAGAGTCAGCGGCCACTGAGGCCCTCAGAGGCAG CCTTGTCTTCAACTCCCTTTTCCTCACCGACCTTGAACCATGCCTTTTCCTGCAACAACCCCAGCACCCTTCCTCGTGGATCCCAGCCCATGAGTCCCCGAACTACGATAGGGCGGAGGAGACAGCGAAGAAGGGAACACAAGAGCTCAT TGTCGCTGGCCTCCAGCACCGTGGGGCCAGGCGGGCAGATTGTGCACACAGAGACCACGGAGGTTGTGCTCTGCGGAGACCCCCTCAGCGGCTTCGGCCTCCAGCTCCAGGGCGGCATCTTCGCCACCGAGACCCTGTCCTCCCCACCCCTCGTGTGCTTCATCGAGCCTGACAGCCCGGCTGAGAG GTGTGGGCTGCTGCAGGTGGGGGACCGAGTCCTGTCCATCAACGGCATTGCCACTGAGGATGGGACTATGGAGGAAGCCAACCAGCTCCTGCGGGATGCCGCGCTGGCCCACAAGGTCATGTTAGAGGTGGAGTTTGATGTGGCGG AGTCTGTCATCCCGAGCAGTGGCACCTTCCACGTGAAACTGCCCAAGAAGCGTGGCGTGGAGCTGGGCATCACCATTAGCT CCAGCAGGAAGCGAGGGGAGCCCCTGATCATCTCCGACATCAAGAAAGGCAGTGTGGCACACAG GACGGGAACCCTGGAGCCAGGCGACAAGCTGCTGGCCATCGACAATATCCGCCTGGACAATTGCCCCATGGAGGACGCCGTGCAAATCCTGCGGCAGTGCGAGGACCTGGTGAAGCTGAAGATCCGGAAGGATGAGGACAACTCTG ACGAGCTGGAGACCACAGGTGCTGTCAGCTACACAGTGGAGCTGAAGCGTTACGGGGGGCCCCTGGGCATCACCATTTCGGGCACGGAGGAACCTTTTGACCCCATTGTCATCTCAGGCCTCACCAAGCGTGGCCTGGCTGAGAG GACTGGTGCCATCCATGTGGGGGATCGCATTCTGGCCATCAACAGCGTTAGCCTCAAGGGCCGGCCACTAAGTGAGGCCATCCACCTCCTGCAGGTGGCTGGAGAGACCGTCACATTGAAGATCAAGAAGCAGCTAGACC GCCCCCTCCTACCCCACAAGGCGGGCAGCCACAGTGAGACCAGTGATGCTGATGAGGACCCAGCAGAGGCCCAGAAGGGCGGCATGCCAGCAGCCCGCTTCTCGTCAGCTGTGCCCAGTGTGGACAGTGCTGTGGAGTCTTGGGACAGCTCGACCAGCGAGGGTGGCTTTGGGGGCCCAG GGTCCTACGCGCCACAGACGGCAGCCCGGGGAGTGACCCCGCAGGAGTGGAGGTCCGGCCGGCTGAGGGGCAGTCCTCCACCCACCGATCCCCGGAGGACGAGCTATACTCCAACCCCCGCCGACGAGAGCTTccccgaggaggaggaggaggattggGAGCCGCCACCGAG CCCAGCCCCTGGCCCTGCCCGAGAGGAGGGCTTCTGGCGAGTGTTTGGAGAAGCTCTCGAAGACCTGGAGTCATGTGGTCAGTCAGAGATGCTGAGGGAACTGGAG GCATCCATCATGACAGGCACCGTGCAGAGGGTGGCCCTCGAGGGCAGGCCTGGCCACCGGCCTTGGCAGAGGGGCCGGGAGGTACGAGCCTCCCCTGCAGAGATGGAGGAACTGCTACTGCCGACACCCTTGGAGATGCACAAG GTGACCCTGCACAAGGACCCCATGAGGAATGACTTCGGTTTCAGCGTCTCGGATGGCCTCCTGGAGAAAGGTGTCTACGTCCACACTGTGCGCCCTGATGGGCCAGCCCACCGTGGGGGCCTCCGTCCCTTGGACAGGGTCCTTCAG